Within Pseudomonas cichorii, the genomic segment CTGGGCAATGAAGATCACCAGCAGCGCGATCACGAACGAGGGAGAAATCCCGAAGGCCAACGGGTTGGACAGCCAGGCGAAGGAGTCACCGATGTAGGCCGTGCGCGAATCCGTCATCTGATACGCAACGCCACGCGCCATTTCCAGCACGCCCAACGACACGATAAAGGACGGGATTCGCCATGCGACGGTGATCGAGCCGGTAATGGTGCCCGCCAGGGTTGCGCAAGCGATGCCCAGCAAGGCCGCGGGGAATACGCTCCAGCCCCAGCCCAGAATGGCAACACTCACCGCCGAAGCGGCCAGTGCCAGAACCGAACCCACCGAGAGGTCAATACCACCGATGATCAACACCAGCGTCATGCCAACCGCCAGCACCATCAAGTCCGGAATCTGGTTGGCCAGGGTACTGAAGGTCTGGTATGACAGGAAGTGATCGCTCAGTAGCGAGAACAGTACAATCATCGCCAGCAAGGCGCCCGCCAGCCCGAGGTAAGTGCCGAGGCCGAAATAATTCCGGGCCGCTGAAGGCTGCGTCTGGGAAACAGGGTTATTCATGAGT encodes:
- a CDS encoding ABC transporter permease; this translates as MNNPVSQTQPSAARNYFGLGTYLGLAGALLAMIVLFSLLSDHFLSYQTFSTLANQIPDLMVLAVGMTLVLIIGGIDLSVGSVLALAASAVSVAILGWGWSVFPAALLGIACATLAGTITGSITVAWRIPSFIVSLGVLEMARGVAYQMTDSRTAYIGDSFAWLSNPLAFGISPSFVIALLVIFIAQAVLTRTVFGRYLIGIGTNEEAVRLAGINPKPYKILVFSLMGLLAGVAALFQISRLEAADPNAGAGLELQVIAAVVIGGTSLMGGRGSIISTFFGVLIISVLAAGLAQIGASEPTKRIITGAVIVIAVVLDTYRSHRARRQG